A window from Methylocystis sp. MJC1 encodes these proteins:
- a CDS encoding RNA polymerase sigma factor, with translation MSFQNALREQIARQSRDLVRFLTRRVGADDAPDLAQEAVLRVLRHAEHGDVTNPTSLLHATAANLAKDLARRRRTESKYFVAGLTIDELAEPTALPVTRLEAEQSVTRLFDALDTLTPRRREVFMMRRFENLHQEEIARRLGISRNMVEKHLRAAFKELKQALE, from the coding sequence ATGTCCTTTCAAAATGCTCTTCGCGAACAGATTGCGCGTCAATCCAGAGACCTCGTACGCTTCCTCACTCGCAGAGTCGGCGCTGACGATGCGCCGGATCTTGCGCAGGAAGCCGTGCTCCGCGTTCTGCGCCACGCCGAACACGGCGACGTGACCAACCCGACGTCGCTACTACACGCAACGGCTGCAAATCTGGCCAAAGATCTGGCGCGACGCCGGAGAACGGAAAGCAAATATTTCGTGGCCGGCCTGACCATCGACGAACTCGCCGAGCCGACCGCCCTCCCGGTCACCCGCCTCGAAGCCGAACAATCGGTTACGCGGCTATTTGACGCCCTCGACACATTGACGCCCCGGCGCCGGGAAGTCTTCATGATGCGCAGGTTCGAAAATCTCCATCAGGAGGAGATCGCGCGTCGGCTTGGCATATCGCGCAATATGGTCGAGAAACATCTGCGCGCGGCCTTCAAGGAGCTCAAGCAGGCGCTGGAATAG
- a CDS encoding MerR family transcriptional regulator, which produces MKIGELAERLNTTPRTIRLYEELGVIAPERTPGGTRLYREKDAKRLKIALRLAHLGRELGDIERLARTRERCVSGAQAAAGAVTLLVELRGWIDKNLDELSALKIDLQKADALIRQCFECPNKPNRKDCPACPIDRQVDSTDLARLIWDPDCP; this is translated from the coding sequence ATGAAAATCGGCGAGCTGGCGGAGCGATTGAACACAACGCCCAGAACGATTCGGCTTTATGAGGAGCTGGGTGTAATCGCGCCGGAGCGCACGCCGGGCGGCACCCGCTTGTACCGTGAGAAGGATGCGAAGCGCCTCAAGATCGCATTACGGCTAGCGCATCTGGGGAGAGAGCTCGGCGACATAGAGCGGCTGGCCCGGACTCGCGAGCGCTGCGTTAGCGGCGCACAAGCCGCAGCCGGCGCTGTCACCCTTCTCGTCGAACTAAGGGGGTGGATAGATAAAAACCTCGACGAGCTCAGCGCTCTAAAGATCGATCTTCAAAAGGCGGACGCGCTTATTCGGCAATGTTTCGAGTGCCCGAACAAGCCAAACCGAAAAGACTGCCCCGCTTGCCCCATAGATCGTCAGGTCGATTCGACCGATCTTGCCCGGCTTATCTGGGATCCGGATTGTCCTTAG